The genome window GACAAAAGTACATGATCCAAACCAACACACCAACCTTCCCATCCCAGACCCGACGTTTGACCTACCAGACAATCACCCTAACAAGAATGCCATCGAGGTACTATGGCTTCCCCGTGGGTCGCACAGCTCCGACGACACGGGCGAGAAGGTCCGTCGCGCGCTGAATaatgagaaggagatgacCATCTTGGGATGCTGCAAGCAATTCCCCAAAGCAATCTTCTGgtcgctgctgctgttcctcACTGTTGTTATGGAGGGGTACGATAAGAGTCTTGTCGCTGGATTTGTCGCATTTCCTGCATTTCGACGACGGTATGGCGAGGAGTTTGGTACGCCGAATGGACCGATTTATGAGATCTCACCGCTATGGCAGACGGCGCTTCAGGTCTCGGCTATTGCGTGTGAGGTCCTTGGTCTCTTGCTTCATGGTTGGGTTACGTACAGCATTGGATataagaagatgatgttgattaGTCTTGCTTGGATGTGTCTTGCTGTCTTCCCGGCGTTTTTTGCTCACGACATCGGCGTGTTGGTGGCTTCTCAGGCTCTTTGTGGTATGTCCATGTCTCTCACTCATCTTTCCCTTCATACACTTATCGCATCTCAATGATCATCCACTTTCATACACAAGACTGACCATCACTCAGGTATCTCATGGGGTGTCATCCAAACACTCGCAGCTACATACGCCGCCGAGGTTGTCCCCTCAGCCATCCGTGCCTGTCTTCTCAGCATGACCAACATGTGCTGGGTCATCGGCTAACTTCTCGGTACCGGTATCCTCAAGTCTCTCGTCCACAACAACTCAGAGTGGTCTTACCGTATCCCCTTTGCCCTTCAATGGGCCTTCGCCATCCCTCTCCTCATCGGCATTATCTTTGCCCCCGAAAGTCCATGGTGGCTCATCCGTCGTGAGCGCAAGGTCGAAGCGCGCCATGCTCTGCAGCGCTTGACCAAGCAGTCTCAGCTCGATATCGACGACACCATTGCTGTCATGGAGCATACTAACCGTATTGAACGTAAGCTCAACTACGGCGGTTCAAGCTATCTTGACTTGTTCAAGGGCGCCAACCTTCGACGAACTGAGATTTGCTGCATGGTTTGGTCTGTCCAGGCTCTGTGCGGTTGGATTTTGACTGGTTACGCTCCTTACTTCCTTGAGCAGGCCGGCTTCGACTCGTCCAAATCCTTCAGTCTGTCCACTGGCATGTATGGTATGGCCTTGGTTGGAGGCATGATCTCTTGGTTCCTTCTATCTCATATCGGCCGTCGCAAGCTGTACCTCACTGGCCTCGCCGCTGCTGTCTTTATGCTTACACTTGGTGGTATTCTCTCAGTCGTTCTTGATGGTCAAAAGGGTCTCAACTGGTCCCTCggtgccattctcatcacaacaaccttcttATATAACCTGAGCATCGGCCCAACATGCTATGTCATCGTCGCCGAGATCCCTTCTACCCGTCTTCGTGTTAAGACTATCGCTTTGGCTCGCGTTGTCTACAACATCTTCATGATCGTCAACAACGTCATCGTTCCTCAGATGCTTAACCCTACCGCTTGGAACATGCAAGGAAAATCATGCTTCGTCTACGCTGGTACAGCTCTCCTTTGTCTCGTCTACTGTTACTTCCGTCTACCTGAGACCAAGGGTCTATCGTACCTTGAGTTGGATATGTTGTTTGAGAAGGGGGCGCCTactgccaagttcaaggagttGCAGCAGAGACTTGCGAACTCTGCATACTTAACAGTTGACAGGGCGGAGCGCATGAGGAATGCTTGGCACGGTTGGCTCACATATTCATAATATTTTCTAGTCATAATATCTATACTTTTTCAAGCAATATTAATCTTCAAACGTGTACTTCAAACGCTTCCGTGACACCGCCGTTGATCGACAGTTAAAGGTCATGACATCTCAATGAGACATATCATATCAAGTGAAGATACTGAAAGTTTCCAATTGATTTCGGTCTTCAGAATGCAATATGCACAGTCTCAACAAAGGTCCGTGGCACAGTTTGACATCATAAAACCCCCTTGTAATAAAGGCACTAACCCAGTCAGATACGAAATGATTGGTCAAGGCAAAATTCCTCGCGAATACTGGAAGGACGGCTTGATTAACACCCGGATTTGTTTCCATTGTTTACCTGTCATTTCGTCACTGTAATCATGACTCCGAAGCGTTTGAGTCATTGGGCCTGAAGTCCTGTGCCTTCAGGTCGACGTGGTTTAGCGCGATTAGCCCACGCTCAGCTATGGAATACCTACCAAGAACAGAGGCGAAAAGGTGGCGTGAATATTGGCAATATAAGATTATGCAATTGAATTCAGAACACAATAAGATGGTCTAGTGGTTGTGACCTTtccacaagaagaaggctgagctCCTGAAATCTTCGAGGCGCCATCACAGTCGCACAAGTCAGCAATAAACTTGGCCTCAAGAGTGCCTCACAGAACTCGAATAACAAAACCGGCGACCTGCATACTAAGTTGGGGCAATTCTTGCAAAGGACCAGCGGCTGGCTGTGCGGCTGAATCACTCAACCCCAAGCCGCCGATGACATTACGCAACTGCGCAATTGCGCAGAAGCCCTATCTCTGGCGAATAGTAGATCAATGCTCAAGTTACACAGAACAGCCTACTGTGTCATGTGGTGGCCACCAACCTGACTCGGGTTCCAGTTGTGAGCAATTTATGCAGCCATCAGCGGATAAAATGCCACCGCCTGAGTTGCTCAAA of Fusarium musae strain F31 chromosome 5, whole genome shotgun sequence contains these proteins:
- a CDS encoding hypothetical protein (EggNog:ENOG41), which translates into the protein MFGSGKAASDNGSSKDEIVLLPVQAKSGILRVTEIETKVHDPNQHTNLPIPDPTFDLPDNHPNKNAIEVLWLPRGSHSSDDTGEKVRRALNNEKEMTILGCCKQFPKAIFWSLLLFLTVVMEGYDKSLVAGFVAFPAFRRRYGEEFGTPNGPIYEISPLWQTALQVSAIACISWGVIQTLAATYAAEVVPSAIRACLLSMTNMCWSLVHNNSEWSYRIPFALQWAFAIPLLIGIIFAPESPWWLIRRERKVEARHALQRLTKQSQLDIDDTIAVMEHTNRIERKLNYGGSSYLDLFKGANLRRTEICCMVWSVQALCGWILTGYAPYFLEQAGFDSSKSFSLSTGMYGMALVGGMISWFLLSHIGRRKLYLTGLAAAVFMLTLGGILSVVLDGQKGLNWSLGAILITTTFLYNLSIGPTCYVIVAEIPSTRLRVKTIALARVVYNIFMIVNNVIVPQMLNPTAWNMQGKSCFVYAGTALLCLVYCYFRLPETKGLSYLELDMLFEKGAPTAKFKELQQRLANSAYLTVDRAERMRNAWHGWLTYS